From Physeter macrocephalus isolate SW-GA unplaced genomic scaffold, ASM283717v5 random_2241, whole genome shotgun sequence:
CCAACACGCAGGTTCCAAGCTCTACTAACGGCCTCTCGGGGTGTCTGGTGGGACTTAAAATCCTCCTTCAATGAAATTCTAGCCTCTCAGTCCGCTCCGACCCCGCAGCCCATGGCCGAGCCCCAGAGTAGGGCGTGAAGCCTCCGGGGAGGCCAGGGTCGCTGCTCCTCACCTCCTCCAACGCGGTGCAGTCGGTCCCCAGGACTCTACGGGAAGGGGACTGGTGGCCCCTGGAGCCACCCTGCCTTACAGGCCCTCCTCCCCAAAGACGTACTCCAGAAATCTCTAGCCCTCTTGCAGCTGAGAGGAGCCCAGAATCTCAGACCTAAACCAGGTGAGGCTTCCTTTATTTTAAGCCCAGAAGGTCTGAGTTCGGCTCGCCTTGCCCACTCATTTGCCACCAGTCTTTTGGGAAGAATCTGGAGTTAGCTGTGACTTGTCCTAGTGAAGGACTGACCCTGAAATTGCTACCACCCTCCCCCAGACATTCTTTCCCACCCCAGCTCAGAAAGCAAGCAGAAGAGGTTTATGCTCCCTTCCACAACCGTTTTAGGGTTTTTAGCCACACCTGTGGCCAGCCtagcctcctttctctttcttgttccaAAGAATCCCTGCCTTCCTATTACGCCAGCACCTGCCCAGGCTCAGGAATGTAAACTTTCCTTCCACACCCGGGCTGGAGACCTCGGGCATTTTTGCCCGGGTGCTCTAGAGACACGTTCAGAGTCATCTTGTTGCAGAGGATGAAGGGGATCTCCTGGCTGCTGCCCCCAAGACCTATCTAACTTCCTTCCCTTGCAGTGAATGACAGCTCAGCAACTTTTCCAGAACAAAATTAAGCGCTCTTTCACTTATGAAAGTCCCTTAAAGTGAAATAACTTCTGCTTTGCTTTTCCCTCTTGTAGGCCGATTGAGCTCtcctacaattaaaaaaaagagttgaaatgCATTGAGATTCCTGATCCAGGAGTCGTGTGTAACTGCTTGAATTTCCACACCCTCACTTCCTTAGGCTTGAGCTTGCTGAAATTGTGGTGGGACGCCTTGCCAATCTCAAGAACCTAAAACCAGAGTGGCACCCGGCATCAGTGCTAActgaactttgttcttttcttatcAGTGAAAAATACCCCTGAACAATGGGTGAGACATTCTCCCAGCTGGGCTCTCGGAAGGATGAGAACAAGTCAATCCTTCCCTCCGACCAAGCCTTTGGCAGCAAGGCTGCCAGCTACTCCAGCACCACCAGCAGCAAGACTTTTTGTTCCTGTGTGCCTTGTGAAAGGGCTGCTGGTGTCAGCTTTGTGACTTGTCCCACCTGCCAGGGCAGTGGGGAGATCCCTCGAGGTGAGTGGCCCCAGGCTCTGGAAGGAGCCTGGGATCCAGGAAAAGCTCTTAGCAGCCAGCTGGCCAGTGCCAGGCCCCTCTGAGTCTCCTTGGATGGGGTTGGCTCTCCCAGCTCCTAGTCCCTGAGTTTCAGGCCAGCCAGGGAGATGCTAACCCTCCCTGGGCTCGCTGCAGAGACCCCCTCCTGCCCTGGTTGTACTGCCCAAACCCAGGGGATTTCCAGCCTCTGCTCTCTTAGCAGCACTGCCTTAGGATTCAGGAAATTACAATGACCTCTCCAAAGAAATTGGGCTTCTCTGATTTGTGGTGACGTGCAGAAATTCTTCACACCTGTTAATGAAAATCTCACCTCCATTCTAGAGATGGCAAAGCTGAGCTGCCAACAGCCCGGTATCCCCAGTCCTGCTCTGAGGCAGAGGTGGCATGCTTCTGACACTGCTCTGTGGGATGGAGGGGTGCTTCTGGCAGGCTGGCACAGGAAACATTTGTCATGGACACTTCTTggccctccctctcaccctctttCTACAGAACTAGAGAAGCAGCTGGTGGCCCTCATCCCCTATGGGGACCAGAGGCTGAAGCCCAGGCACACGTAAGCCCCTCTTCCTATCCCAGCTCTGTACGCATTGCCCCTGGGGGCTCTTCCTCTTTGTCTCCCCCAATCCCCCTTCCCCCctagtttttctcctttggttcTCTCCCAGAAAGCCTGAGCCTCACTGGCCTCAGATGTATTAGCTCCCTGTTTCCAAGGATTTTCCTAGTTTAAGAAGCTCGGGGCACAGCAGATGCCA
This genomic window contains:
- the LOC102977583 gene encoding transmembrane protein 106A; this encodes MGETFSQLGSRKDENKSILPSDQAFGSKAASYSSTTSSKTFCSCVPCERAAGVSFVTCPTCQGSGEIPRELEKQLVALIPYGDQRLKPRHTKLSVFLAVFICLVTSSLIVFFLFPRTIAVQPVGLNASTVTVDEANIHLNITVGGCLCPWDPTPPSWQHSSVALVQCSHPGHR